Below is a genomic region from Persicimonas caeni.
ATCGAGCCGACCGCCATCGGCATGAGTGTGTCGGGGGCGTCGGGGTCGAAGGCAGCCCCCAGCGGGGTGAGCCGAAACTCGCCGCCTTCTTCGTCGAGTAACTCGAACGCGTAAGCTGCATCACACCAACGGGTGACATAACCGGCGTCGACGCCGGCTTTGTCGGCGAGCTGCGCCGGCGTGGCGGTTTCGAGTGCGTCGAGGGCGCCGAAGAGCCCATTGACGATGCCCACGTAGGCGGCCTGGAACACGCCGGCTTGCTTGGCGGCGTTGGCGAGTTGCTGTTTGCGTTCGGCGAGGTCAGTCATGGTGCGTCCTCTTGTTCGTATCGAGTTAGGTAGCGAATCAGGTAGCGAAGGAGTCTTTTCGATGAGTTGTTACTCGTCGTGTACTGAGATGGCAAAGGGGGGCGATTGGTTTCGACGTTTACCGCGGTTGACGCCACCATCCCCGTTCAGATGTTATGTGCGCGCTGTTGTTGACTGGATTTTCTCTCCCGCTGTGCATCCATGACCCGTCGAAGTCGTATCATCGCAATTGTGCTCGGAGTGGCCGTGCTCGCGGTCGGCGTGGGCGTCTATTTCTGGCTCTCCGCCGCCGAGAAGGTCGACGTGGTGCGCGTCGAGCCGCGTGACGTCGTCGAGGTGGTCATCGCCAGTGGGCGGCTGCGCTCGCGGAGCCAGAGCGCGCTCGGCGTCGAGCGCGGCGGCGTCGTCGGGCAGGTGACCGTCGAGGAGGGCGTCCGGGTCGAGGAGGGCGAGCTTCTGGTCGCGCTTCGCTCCGAAGACCTGCAGAGCCGCGTCGCCCAGGCCGAAGCGCAACTCGCCGCGGCCAACCAATCGCTCACGCAGCTCCGTCAGGGGCCGACCGCCGCCGAGCGGAGCGCAGCGAGCGCCGAGATCGAGCGCGCCGAAGCCGCGGTCGAAAACGCGCAGGACGACTACAAGCGCGCCGAGAAGCTCGTGGCCGCCGGCGTCGAGACGGGGGCGAACCTCGACGCCGCGCGCACTCGCTTGGCCGAGGCGCGCGCCAACTTGAGAGCCGCCAAGGCGCGCCGTGAACAGCTCGACCCGCGCTCGACCCAGGTCGAGCAGGCCAGGGCGCGCGTCGACGAGGCGGGCGCCGCGCTCGAGGTCGCCCGCGCCGAGCTCGCCAAGGCGACGGTGCGCGCGCCTTTCTCGGGCCTTGTGCTCGACGTCGACGCCGAGCGCGGCCAGAGCGTCTCGCCGGGCCAGCCGCTGTTGACGTTGGCGTCCCTCGACGACGCCGAGTACCTGGTCGAGACCGACGAGGACAATATCGGCCAGCTGCAGGTCGGCCAGCCCGCCTACGTGTACTTTCCGTCCAAGCCCGACAAGACCTTCAACGCCGAGGTGCGCCAGATTGGCCCCGAGATCGACACCGATCGCGGCGTGGTCAGCGTGCACCTCGAGCCCACGAAGCTCCCCGACAACGCGTTTCCCGGGCTGACCGTCGACGTCAATATCGTCGTCGAGCGCCTCGAAGACGCGCCCGCGGTGCCGGTGACGAGCCTGCTTCGCGACGGTGACGAGACCTCGGTGCTGGTGGTCGACGGCACAAGCGTCGAGCAGAAAGCCGTCGACGTGCGCGCCAACGGGCGCGACTGGGCGGCCATCGAGGGCATCGAGCCGGGCACCTTGGTCGTCGAAAAGGCCACCTCGGTCGAGCCGGGCGCCAAGGTCGAGCCGCAGGTGCGCGACATTTCCTCGAGCAAAGGGGAGACGTCGAAATGATCGACCGGTTCTCGCTCAGCGTCGCGGTGCGCGGTCTGTTGGACTCGCGCCGGCTCACGCTTTTGACCGTGGCGGTCGTCGGCGTGAGCGTGGTGCTCGTGGTCTTTTTGACCTCGCTCATCAACGGCCTGCAGGTCAAACTCGTCGAGGACGTCACCGGCGCCATCGCGCACGTGACCGTCGAGCCCGAAGAGCGCCAGCCGGTCGCCGTGTGGGAGCGCGAGCCCGAAGGCGCCGACGGCAAGCTCTACCTGGGCGAGCGCACCGGCTACACCCGACAGAAGCGCAAGCTCGAGGACTGGAAGGTCTGGCTCGACCGCATCGAGGAGACCGCGGCGGGGTTGAAGGTCGTGACGCCGACGGTGCGCGACCAGGGCTTCGTGGTGCGCGGCCAAACCCGCCTGTCGGCGCGCATCCTCGGCGTGCGACCTCGCGAGTACAACGCCATCGTCGACATCGACGAGAGCCTCGTCGACGGGCGCTTCGCGCGCCTTCCCGCCGGCGAAGTCGCCCTGGGCGAGATGCTCGCCGGGGAGTTGAAGGTGGGCGTGGGCGACCGCGTGCAGGTGACCCCGCCGGGCGGAAAGACCGTGTCGATGCGCGTGGGCGGCCTCTACAGCACAGGCTTCGGCGGCCTCGACGGGGCGACGGTCTTCATGAACCTCGACGACGCCCAATCGCTCTTCGGGCTCGGCTCGGCGGTGAGCTCCATCGACCTCAAGCTCACCGACGTCTTCGCCGCCGACGAGGTCGCCGGCAAGCTGTCGAAGCAAGTGCCCTACGACGTCACGAGCTGGACCGAAGACAACGCCCAACTGCTCAGCGCGCTCGAAGCCCAGCGCGGCTCGAGCAACCTCATCGTCTTCTTCGCCGCGCTGGCCGCCGCCTTCGCGGTCGCAAGCATCCTGGTGGTCTTGGTGACCAACAAGCTTCGCGAGATCGGCATCTTGAAGGCCATCGGCGCCAGCCGCCGGCAGGTGCGCACCATCTTTGCTTTGCAGGGAACGCTGCTTTCGTTTTTGGGCTCCGTCGTCGGCGCCGCGCTCGGTGGCCTGCTCGTCCTCGGGCTGAGCACTCTCGAGCGCCCCAACGTCGCCGGGCCGCCCGAGCCCCTCTTCCCGTTCGACCTGACCCGGACGCTCGTGTTGAGCGCGATCGGCGTGGCCTCGCTCGTGGGCTTTCTGGCCTCGCTCATCCCCGCGCGACGCGCCGCCAAGGTCCAACCCATCGACGTCATTCGGGGGCTGTGATGACCGAAAACGCCACCAATCCCGACGCCAACGCCAGCCCCAACGCCAGCGAGGCGCCGGCGGTCGTCGAGCTGCGCGGCGTCGACAAGGTCTACGAGGACGGCGTCGCCGTCCAAGTCCTGTACGACATCGACCTGACGATTCGCCGCGGCGAATTCGTCGCGGTCGTCGGCCAGAGCGGCTCGGGCAAATCGACGCTGCTCAACCTCATCGGCCTGCTCGACACGGCCACCCGCGGCCAGGTGCTGCTCGACGGCCGCGACGTCTCCGAGCTCGACGAGGACGCCCGCTCGAGCCTGCGCCTCGACTACCTGGGCTTCATCTTCCAGCAACACTACCTGCTGCCCGAATTCGACGTCGTCGCCAACGCCCTGATGCCCCTGCGCATCCGCGGCCGCGACGCCGAGCGCGCCGCCCGCGACCGCGTGGTCGCCATGCTCGAGTCGGTCGGCCTGGGCGACCACCTGCACAAGCGCCCCAACCAACTCTCCGGCGGCCAACAACAACGCGTCGCCGTGGTGCGCGCGCTGGCCAACGAACCCAAGCTCGTCCTCGCCGACGAACCCACCGGCAGCCTCGACTCGGAGACGAGCGAACAAGTTTTGGGCCTCTTGCGCGACATCAACGCGCGCACCGGCACCGCCTTGATGATGGTCACCCACGACCTCGCCCAGGCCGAACGCGCCGAGCGCATCGTCGAGCTGCGCGACGGGCGCGTGCTGCGCGATGAGCTGACTTAGCGTGGAAGCGTGGAGGGCGCCGTCGTTTGGAGGCAGACCTTCCAGGTCTGGTGGCAGGAGCGTGCAGCCTCGCTCCCAGGGCAAGATGCCCTGCCTCCAAAGGCTTTCGCGACAGCCTCAACTTGGCCGCCGCGGCTCCTCGCGGAGAGTCAACGCCGTTCCAAAAAAAGCGCCCGCAGCGAGTTGGCTGCGGGCGCTTTGCTTGTTGGGGGGCGGGTCGACGCTTACGCCTCGACCGGCTCGTCGTCGTTGACGTCGACGAGCGGCTCGACGGGGTCGACTTGCGGGTCGTTGTCGGGGGCCTCGGCGCCGCTGGTACGGTTGATCGTCGGGCGCACGCGGTCGGCGAGTTCGTCTTCGCCGGCGAGGCGGTAGGCGCCTTCGAGCATCTGGGCGATGGCGCGGTAGGTGCGCTCCCAGCGCTCGAGCATCTCGTCGCGCTCGACGAGCAGGGCTTCGGCCTGGCGGTCTTCTTCGGCGAGGCCCACGAGGCGGGCGCTCAGGCGGTCGACCGACGGGGTGAGGTTGTCGGCCAGCGTGGACGTTGACACCTGCACGCCCATGACGTCGAGCGTCTCGTCGGCCTCGCGCAGCGCCTCGGCGGCGTTGCGGGCGTAGGCTTCGAGGCTGGTGCCGCTGCGCGGGGTGGCGCCGGAGAGGCCGAAGCGGGTGGCGTGGCTCGGGCCGGCCGAGTCGAGCAGCGAGCGGGTGCGGCCGACGTCGTCGCGCAGCATGTCGGTCGCCTCGTCGCGCTGGGTGCGTTGTTCGTCGTCGTCGGCGCGCTCGCGCGCCAGGGAGAGGGCGACGCCGAGCAGGTCTTCGGTGGTCTGGTGCATTTCGCCGCGGTGGCCCAAAAACCACTGGTTCCACTCGGCGGCGCTCATCGCCGAGCGCCCGTCGAGCTTGCGGCTGACGGGTTCGCCGTGGACGTCGAGCGACGCGACCACCCAGCGGCCCCACTTGACGCGATTTTCGATCGTTTTTCCGACATTGTTGCTCATGACACATCTCCTCGGACAGAAAGAATCACTGTTGAAATGCGTACCTCCGCCAACACAGACATGCCTGGCCGGCCGGTAGCTACGCGCAGAGTATTGCGCCCCGATACAACTCGTTTGGGGTGATTCGACGACTCTAGCAGACTCGAAACGTCGTCGGAAGGCTCGTCCGGGCGCATGGGGGGGCCCAAAAGGTCGGTGCAGCCGTTGCAGGCGTCGTTTCGCAGCTCAGAAGTCGTGCGCAGCCGTTGCAGACGGTATTTCGCAGCTCAGACGTCGCACGCGGCTGTTGCAGACAACATTTCGCAGCTCAAAAGTCGCGCGCGGCCGTTGCAGGCAGCATTTCGCAGCTCAAAAGTCGCGCGCGGCCGTTGCAGGCGGCCTTTCGCAGCCCAGAAGTTGCGCGCGAGTGTTTCGTGCTCGATTTGATGCGTCAGATCGTACGCGCGGCCGTTGCAAGCGCGTTTTGAGATTTCAAAACGTGGCTGCAAGCACTGCGCGCAAGTTTTGAGCGGGCGAATCGTATGTGCGTCGACTTCGCGGATGTTTTGAGTCGCCGAGTCGTCTGTGCATCGGCTGCGCGGGAGTTTTCCAGACGTGGAGCCGGTGCCGTCTGACCATCCAACACAAATGGCGGAGGCGCACAACCGGGTTGGGCCGCGCGGCGTCCTCGCCCGCCCTGGGGCGTCACCGCCCCAGCTTGTGTGTCCTCTGCAAGGCACACGCCTTGCTCGAACACGTGCGGGGCCCGAGACGGACCCCGGCGGCCGGGGACGACCGCGCCCCAACTTTGCTGCACGCACAACCGGGTCGGGGCGCGCGGCGTCCTCGTCCGCCCTGGGGCGTCACCGCCCCAGCTTGTGTGTCATCTGCAAGGCGCACGCCTTGCTCGAACACGTGCGGGGCCCGAGACGGACCCCGGCGGCCGGGGACGACCGCGCCCCAACTTTGCTGCACGCACAACCGGGTCGGGGCGCGCGGCGTCCTCGCCCGCCCTGGGGCGTCACCGCCCCAGCTTGCGTGTCATCTGCAAGGCGCACGCCTTGCTCGAACACGTGCGGGGCCCGAGACGGACCCCGGCGGCCGGGGTGTCAACGGACGGGCAAACTGATCGCGCTCAGTTCGGCCAAAGTGATCGCGATTTTCGGGCGGATGTCATGGGCGATTTCTCGTCGTTCTCCTCAAGGTGCTGGTTCGGCCAAAGTGATCGGGTTTAGGCCGTCTTGGCTCGGGCTTTCGACGGCGGGTTTCGATACGAGTGCCCGTCGAGCGTGACGACGTGGCAGTGGTGTAGCAGTCGGTCCATCGCCGAGCTGGCGAGCAGCGCGTCACCAAACATGGCGTACCACTCGTCGATGGCGCGGTTGGATGTGATCACGAGCGAGCCCTGCTCGTAGCGGCGGCGTATCAGCTCGTACAGGTCGACCGGCTCGTCCTGGGCCAGCGGACGCAGCCCAAGATCGTCGATGATCAGGAGGTCGACCGCGCACAGCTTGTACATCAGCTTGTCCCAGCTGCGGTCGGCGCGGGCTGCTCGAAGCTCGCTCAAAAGCTGATGTGCGGCGACATACCTGGTCTTGTAGCCGGCTCGACAGGCCCGGTGACCCAGCGCCTGGGCGATGTGCGACTTGCCCGTGCCGGCCGGGCCGACCAGGAGCACGTTTTCTTGGCGCTCGACAAAGCTTGTGGTGCCGAGCTCGATGATCCGCTCGCGTGGGATCTTGGGATTGAAGCTGAAATCGAAATCCTGAAGCGTTTTGTGGGCCTCGAAATCAGCCTGGCGAATCAAGCGCGTCAGCTTATTGGCATCGCGGCGCTCCACCTCGTCGTGGAGCAGTCGATAGACAAAGTCGACGTAGCCAAGCTTGTCGTCGACGGCCTGCTCGGCGCGAAGCTCCAGCGTATTGAGAAGCCCCGACAGCCGCAGGCGCTTGAGGATGGGGACCAGATCATCACGAGCGCTCATGGTAGACCTCCTCGGCCAGGGCCAGCTCCTCGAAATTTCGGGCAAAACGCGGGTGGGCGAGCTTGCCGTGCACGTAGACGGCCTGCGGGATGGCAGGCTCTAAGTCGATGCCCTCCACCAGAATCCGCTTGATGCCTTGATAGGTGTAGTTTCCGAAAGCGCGAGCCCTTCGGCAGGCGCCCTCGGCACGCTCGACGGGGAACTGCTCGAGGTACGACACGATCGCCTGGACTGCGCGCAGCTGATTGAAGACATCGTCGGCCCCGAAGACCTCCTCGACATATTCGCCGACGATCGGGCTCATCCGGTCAGCCTTGTCCTGCCACCACTGACGGCTTCGGTGGCGCAGATCGCGCCGCCCCTCAGGAAGGTGTGCCTCATGGGTGCTCTTTCTGGGACCGCTTCGCTTGTGCGAGGTGCACAGCTCGTCGTCATAGAAGATATCGACGCTTGCGCCTCGAGCTCGGATCCAGACGGTCTGGCCGATGAGCCGAAACGGCACCGAGTAGAGCCGGCGCTCGAATTCGACGTGGCTGTCGCGGTGGACCTTGGCCTTCTTCCAGACCACCGGCACAAAGGGCGTCGGCGGCAGTGCTTTAAGTGCTTCTGCCTCCTCAGCGTCGAAGTGCTCGCGGGGCACCCTGTGAGTGGTGCCGTGGACTCGCCGATTGGCAATCTGGTCGAGCCACAGGCTCAATTGCTCCTTGGCCTCGTCGAGCTTCTCGAGGGCGCGCGGCGCAAAGAAGTTTGATTTGACGTACTTGACCGCCGACTCGACTTTGCCCTTCTTTTCAGGGGCATACGGCGGGGTCGGGTCAATCATAAAGCCGTAGTGGCGAGCAAGCTCACGGTAGCTTCGGTTGAGCTCCGGTTTGTCCTTGAGCCCGAAATAGCAGCGCACAACCGCCGCTTTGAGATTGTCCGGCACCACCGTCTCGGGCACGCCGCCGAAGTACTCGAAGGCGTCGACGTGCAGGCGAAGCCAGGTGTCGACCTTTTGGTCGAAAACCAGGTCGACGTACATCAGACGGCTGAAGCCCAGGACCATCACGAAGGCATAAGCCTTTCTGACTTTGCCGCTCATCGGGTCGAAGAGTCGGCCGACATAGCCAAAGTCGACCTGGGCAATCTCTCCTGGCGCGGTCTCGACGCGAATGACCACATCTTGCGGACGTGGGCCTCTGTCGGCTTTGATGCGGGCGCACATGCGCTTGACGGCGGACAGGCTGCCGTCGAAATCGGCGTGCTCGAGCCGAAGCCTGTCCCAGATGGCTCGGGGTGAGCGCGTGCGCTCGTACATCTCTTCAATCTGTGCGCGCCACGGCTCGACCGTGGAGGTCTCCTGGGGCGGCGTGCTCGTCGGAAGGAGCTCTGCGACCGCCTGCTTGAGCTCGTCCAGTGGGATGATCTCGGAAGGCTCGCCTTTGAGCAATCCAGCCTCATCGAGCGCGTGGCGGTATTTGCGCTCGGTATTGGGACTCATCTTTAGAAGGCGGGCAATCTCGCGGCAGCCAACGCCCTCACGGTGCATCCGCACCAGGTCTTGTAATCGATGCATGTCGATCCTCTCATTGCTCATCGGGTCCTCCAGAGCAGGGGCTAAAGCCATCTGCTCTGCATTCTCCCAGTCTGAGCGTTTCAGGTCATCGACATCCGCCCGATTTTGCGATCACTTTGGCCGAACCAGGGCCGATCACTTTGGCCGAACCAGCCGTGGTCACTTTGGGCGAACCAGCTACGATCACTTACCCCGGTCTGTGACACCGGGGACGACCGCGCCCCAACTTTGCTGCACGCACAACCGGGTCGGGGCGCGCGGCGTCCTCGTCCGCCCTGGGGCGTCACCGCCCCAGCTTGCGTGTCATCTGCAAGGCACACGCCTTGCTCGAACACGTGCGGGGCCCGAGACGGACCCCGGCGGTCGAGACGACCGCGCCCCAATCTTGCTGCACGCACAACCGGGTCGGGGCGCGCGGCGTCCTCGCCCGCCCTGGGGCGTCACCGCCCCAGCTTGCGTGTCGTCTGCAAGGCGCACGCCTTGCTCGAACACATGCGGGGCCCGAGACGGACCCCGGCGGCCGGGGACGACCGCGCCCCAACTTTGCTGCACGCACAACCGGGTCGGGGCGCGCGGCGTCCTCGCCCGCCCTGGGGCGTCACCGCCCCAGCTTGCGTGTCATCTGCAAGGCACACGCCTTGCTCGAACACGTGCGGGGCCCGAGACGGACCCCGGCGGTGAGGTGTCAGGCACCGTGTTGTGCGGCCGTGATCGTCGTCGTGATCGTGATCGTGATCGGCCGTTTGTCTCGCCGCGAACGACAACCGCCGATCACGACGACGATCACGATCACGGAGTCGTCGACGCGGTGTCAGGCGCCGTGTTGTCGCGTGTCTGAGGCAAGGCGCACGCCTTGCCCGAACACGTGCGGGGCCCGAGACGGACCCCGGCGGCCGGGGACGACCGCGCCCCAACTTTGCTGCACGCACAACCGGGTCGGGGCGCGCGGCGTCCTCGTCCGCCCTGGGGCGTCTCTGCCCCAGCTTGTGTGTCCTCTGCAAGGCGCACGCCTTGCTCGAACACGTGCGGGGCCCGAGACGGACCCCGGCGGCCGGGGACGACCGCGCCCCAACTTTGCTGCACGCACAACCGGGTTGGGCCGCGCGGCGTCCTCGCCCGCCCTGGGGCGTCACCGCCCCAGCTTGCGTGTCATCTGCAAGGCACACGCCTTGCTCGAACACGTGCGGGGCCCGAGACGGACCCCGGCGGCCGGGGACGACCGCGCCCCAACTTTGCTGCACGCACAACCGGGTCGGGGCGCGCGGCGTCCTCGTCCGCCCTGGGGCGTCACCGCCCCAGCTTGTGTGTCATCTGCAAGGCGCACGCCTTGCTCGAACACGTGCGGGGCCCGAGACGGACCCCGGCGGTGAGGTGTCAGGCACCGTGTTGTGCGGCCGTGATCGTCGTCGTGATCGTGATCGTGATCGGCCGTTTGTCTCGCCGCGAACGACAACCGCCGATCACGACGACGATCACGATCACGGAGTCGTCGACGCGGTGTCAGGCGCCGTGTTGTCGCGTGTCTGAGGCAAGGCGCACGCCTTGCTCGAACACGTGCGGGGCCCGAGACGGACCCCGGCGGCCGGGGACGACCGCGCCCCAACTTTGCTGCACGCACAACCGGGTCGGGGCGCGCGGCGTCCTCGTCCGCCCTGGGGCGTCACCGCCCCAGCTTGCGTGTCATCTGCAAGGCACACGCCTTGCTCGAACACGTGCGGGGCCCGAGACGGACCCCGGCGGCCGGGGACGACCGCGCCCCAACCGTCAACGCGGCGCATCAACTAAGATGTGCAGGATGGTGAGCCGGTGCGGTGACCGTGACCGTGACCGTCGCCGTTCCCGTTCAACTCCCCGTGACTAATTTGTGAGCGTCTTGCGGGGGCATTGGGGCTAGCGAGCAAACGGGGAGGCGAGGGCCGTGGTCGAGGGGCGCAAACCAGTCATCAGAACCGAGGAGCTGACCAAGACGTATCGCATGGGCGAGGTCGACGTGCATGCGTTGCGCGGCGTCGATCTGCGGCTGTACGAGGGGGAGTTCACCGTCATTTTGGGGGCGTCGGGCAGCGGGAAGTCGACGCTGCTCAATATCATCGGGGGCCTGGACGTGCCTACGACCGGGCGGGTCTTCTACAGGCATCGCGACCTGACGCGCGCCGACCCCGACGAGCTGACCGAGTACCGGCGCTATCACGTCGGGTTCGTCTTCCAGTTCTACAACCTGATTCCGAGCCTGACCGCGCGTGAGAACGTCGCGCTGGTGACCGAGATCGCGCGCGACCCGTACTCGCCCGAGGAGACGCTCGAGCTCGTGGGGCTCGGCGAGCGCATGGACCATTTTCCGGCGCAGCTTTCGGGCGGTGAGCAGCAGCGCGTGGCGATCGCGCGGGCGGTGGCCAAGCGGCCCGACGTGTTGTTGTGTGACGAGCCGACTGGGGCGCTCGACTTTCGTACCGGGCGGGTGGTCATGCAGGTCATCGAGCGGGTCAACCGGGAGGTGGGCACGACCACCGCCGTGATCACCCACAACGCGCCCATTGCCCGGGTCGCCGACCGCGTGGTCACGCTGCGCGACGGGCAGGTCGAGAGCGACTCGCCCAACGCCCACCGCATGCCTGCCATGGAGCTCGAGTGGTGAAAGCGCTCAACCGCAAATTGCTGCGCGACTTGTCTCGGCTGCAGGGTCAGATCGTCACCGTCGCGCTGGTGGTGGCCGCGGGGTTGTCGAGCCTGGTGGGCATCTACAGCACGCTCAACTCCATCGAGGCGTCGAAGGACGCCTATTACGAGCGCAATCGCTTTGCCGATGTGTTCGTGCACGCCAAGAAGGCGCCCGAAGCGCTCGAGCCTCGCCTCGTGGATATCCCGGGGGTGCAGACGCTGGAGACGCGGGTGACCGAGGCGGCGCTGATCCCGCTCGAGGGGATGGTCGAGCCGGCGCGCGGCCAGGTCGTGTCGCTTCCGGCGGGGTCGGAGCCGGCGCTCAACAGCCTGCACCTGACGATGGGGAGGATGCTCCGGGCCGAGGCGCTCGACGAGGTGATCGTGCTCGACGCCTTCGTCGAGGCGCACGAGCTTCGCCCGGGCGATACGCTGCCGGTGGTCATGGGCGGCCGCCAGCGCGACCTGCGCATCGTGGGCTTGGCGATGTCGCCCGAGTTCGTCTTCTTTAGCGGCTCGGGCGAGATCGTGGCCGACCCGGAGCGAAACGCGGCGTTGTGGCTCAATCGCGAGGCCGTCGAGGCGGCCTACGGGCTGGACGGCTCGTTCAACGACGTGGTCGTCGGTCTGCAGCCGGGGGCGTCGGCCCAGCAGGTCATCACCGAGCTCGACCGCCTGCTCGAGCCGTACGGGGGCCTGGGCGCGGTGCCGCGAAAGCGCCAGGCGTCGCACGCGGTGGTCACCCAGGAGATCTCGCAGCTTCGGTCGCTGGGCGCGGCCTTGCCGCTGGCGTTTTTGGCGGTGGCGGCCTTTTTGCTCAACGTCGTCTTGTCGCGGCTGGTCCAGTTGCAGCGCGGCGAGATCGCCACGCTCAAGGCGGTGGGCTACGGCGACCGGCAGATCGCGGCGCATTTCTTCGGCTTCGTGCTCGTCATCGTGGCCATCGGGGCGGTGCTCGGGCTCATCTTCGGGGCC
It encodes:
- a CDS encoding efflux RND transporter periplasmic adaptor subunit translates to MTRRSRIIAIVLGVAVLAVGVGVYFWLSAAEKVDVVRVEPRDVVEVVIASGRLRSRSQSALGVERGGVVGQVTVEEGVRVEEGELLVALRSEDLQSRVAQAEAQLAAANQSLTQLRQGPTAAERSAASAEIERAEAAVENAQDDYKRAEKLVAAGVETGANLDAARTRLAEARANLRAAKARREQLDPRSTQVEQARARVDEAGAALEVARAELAKATVRAPFSGLVLDVDAERGQSVSPGQPLLTLASLDDAEYLVETDEDNIGQLQVGQPAYVYFPSKPDKTFNAEVRQIGPEIDTDRGVVSVHLEPTKLPDNAFPGLTVDVNIVVERLEDAPAVPVTSLLRDGDETSVLVVDGTSVEQKAVDVRANGRDWAAIEGIEPGTLVVEKATSVEPGAKVEPQVRDISSSKGETSK
- a CDS encoding ABC transporter permease — encoded protein: MIDRFSLSVAVRGLLDSRRLTLLTVAVVGVSVVLVVFLTSLINGLQVKLVEDVTGAIAHVTVEPEERQPVAVWEREPEGADGKLYLGERTGYTRQKRKLEDWKVWLDRIEETAAGLKVVTPTVRDQGFVVRGQTRLSARILGVRPREYNAIVDIDESLVDGRFARLPAGEVALGEMLAGELKVGVGDRVQVTPPGGKTVSMRVGGLYSTGFGGLDGATVFMNLDDAQSLFGLGSAVSSIDLKLTDVFAADEVAGKLSKQVPYDVTSWTEDNAQLLSALEAQRGSSNLIVFFAALAAAFAVASILVVLVTNKLREIGILKAIGASRRQVRTIFALQGTLLSFLGSVVGAALGGLLVLGLSTLERPNVAGPPEPLFPFDLTRTLVLSAIGVASLVGFLASLIPARRAAKVQPIDVIRGL
- a CDS encoding ABC transporter ATP-binding protein translates to MTENATNPDANASPNASEAPAVVELRGVDKVYEDGVAVQVLYDIDLTIRRGEFVAVVGQSGSGKSTLLNLIGLLDTATRGQVLLDGRDVSELDEDARSSLRLDYLGFIFQQHYLLPEFDVVANALMPLRIRGRDAERAARDRVVAMLESVGLGDHLHKRPNQLSGGQQQRVAVVRALANEPKLVLADEPTGSLDSETSEQVLGLLRDINARTGTALMMVTHDLAQAERAERIVELRDGRVLRDELT
- the istB gene encoding IS21-like element helper ATPase IstB; this encodes MSARDDLVPILKRLRLSGLLNTLELRAEQAVDDKLGYVDFVYRLLHDEVERRDANKLTRLIRQADFEAHKTLQDFDFSFNPKIPRERIIELGTTSFVERQENVLLVGPAGTGKSHIAQALGHRACRAGYKTRYVAAHQLLSELRAARADRSWDKLMYKLCAVDLLIIDDLGLRPLAQDEPVDLYELIRRRYEQGSLVITSNRAIDEWYAMFGDALLASSAMDRLLHHCHVVTLDGHSYRNPPSKARAKTA
- the istA gene encoding IS21 family transposase, yielding MHRLQDLVRMHREGVGCREIARLLKMSPNTERKYRHALDEAGLLKGEPSEIIPLDELKQAVAELLPTSTPPQETSTVEPWRAQIEEMYERTRSPRAIWDRLRLEHADFDGSLSAVKRMCARIKADRGPRPQDVVIRVETAPGEIAQVDFGYVGRLFDPMSGKVRKAYAFVMVLGFSRLMYVDLVFDQKVDTWLRLHVDAFEYFGGVPETVVPDNLKAAVVRCYFGLKDKPELNRSYRELARHYGFMIDPTPPYAPEKKGKVESAVKYVKSNFFAPRALEKLDEAKEQLSLWLDQIANRRVHGTTHRVPREHFDAEEAEALKALPPTPFVPVVWKKAKVHRDSHVEFERRLYSVPFRLIGQTVWIRARGASVDIFYDDELCTSHKRSGPRKSTHEAHLPEGRRDLRHRSRQWWQDKADRMSPIVGEYVEEVFGADDVFNQLRAVQAIVSYLEQFPVERAEGACRRARAFGNYTYQGIKRILVEGIDLEPAIPQAVYVHGKLAHPRFARNFEELALAEEVYHERS
- a CDS encoding ABC transporter ATP-binding protein, whose translation is MGEVDVHALRGVDLRLYEGEFTVILGASGSGKSTLLNIIGGLDVPTTGRVFYRHRDLTRADPDELTEYRRYHVGFVFQFYNLIPSLTARENVALVTEIARDPYSPEETLELVGLGERMDHFPAQLSGGEQQRVAIARAVAKRPDVLLCDEPTGALDFRTGRVVMQVIERVNREVGTTTAVITHNAPIARVADRVVTLRDGQVESDSPNAHRMPAMELEW